The Gemmatimonas phototrophica region CAGGGCTCGCGACGGGCCAGCACCTTTTTTAGGATGGGCATGGCCTGCTCAGGCGCCATCTGCGAGAGCGCGTTCAACGCTTCAATGCGTTCGTCCTCTTCGGCGCGGGGGCAGCCGTCGTCGGCCGCCCGCTGGGCCCGACCGGCAATGGTGGTGGCCATCTGTTCATCACCGCGACGGGCCAGCATGCCACTGATGCGCGCGCTGAGAGCGGCGGCATCACCACGCGTCGCGGCACGAGGATAATCGCGCTGCTGCAGGCCAAGCGCGTCCTGCGCTAAACGCAGGTTGGTCTCACCACCCTGTCGCTGCAGCGCGAACGCTTCCCAGTAGGGCGCGTCGGACGCGTAGCTGCTTTTCGGATACTTCTGCCGAATTTCCTTGAAGAGTTCAGCGGCTCGGCTGTAGCTGTTGCCGGAGAGCGCCTTGCGCGCATCGCGGTACAACGAGTCGGCGGGATCCTGTGCATCCCACGGCGCCGGGGCTTCCGTGCGATAGCCACTGCGCCATGACGCCGAGCGCCCGTCGCCCGCCAGACTGGCCAGCGCTTGTCCGCGCGCGGCCAGTTCGACCATGTCCGTGGTGTTGAGCGCCGCCAGCTCGCGGGCCAGTTCCGCCGACGCCGCCCTCATGACGTCTCCACTCATGGTCATCGCCACATCGGCCCGCGCCAACTCGCCCGCCTGCATGGCGGCCATGGGGGCCAGAGCGCGAGCCATCTCCACGCCTGCCCGGGCCATTTCGAGACTTGCCCGGGACATGTCGAGCTGGTCGAGCCCAAACGCCATTGGCGCGGTGGCGGGCGCGGGTGCCGCTGGCGCAGGCGGGGCCGCCGGTGCGGGCGCTGGGACAGGCACCGGGCGTGGCGCGCGTGGCGGCTGCGCCGACAACGCAGAGCCAACCAGCCAGGGCAGAACCAGTGCGAGGGTGCGATTCACCTGTTGCATGGACATCAGTCTCCTCCGTAAATGGCGCCGTCGGCAGCAGACGAAGCCGTGACCAACGCGTTCACGCGCGTCAGCAGATTGGTTTCGCGCAAGGTTTCGCGCGGGGCGTTTTGTGTTTCCGGTGCGGTGGAGCGCGCCTGGATGACCTGCAACAACACCAGCTCAAGGTCCTGCAACAGCCGACGCGTGCGTTCATCGCGCAGCTGCGGTTGATCGAGTAACAGGCGGGTCGTGGTAAGCAGCTCTTTGGCCAACGGGCCCAGTGCGGCTTCGCCCCGACCAGCGGGGGAATCGTCGCGCACCGACGTAAGCAGCGTCACGGTGCGTACGAGATGTTCCTGCATCGCGACGCGCGCCGGGTCGGTGTTGAACATCGCCAACGCTTCTCCTGCCCGCGCCGCGCTATCGGCCGCCGCAGTAGCAGAGGGCACCGCCGATGGCACGACATAGCGTCCGATACCAACACCCGCGACCAGCACAGCAGCCGCCGCAGCGATCTGTCGCGTATACCGCGAGAAACCCGGGCGACGCGATGCCGTAACCGCTGCCGGCACGACGATAGCGGTCTCGGCTTCTTCCCGACGCGCCCGTTGAATGCGTGCCCACATCATGTCGCGCGGCACCTCGACGGTCTCGTCAAGTTCGTCGGCGGCGTTGCGGACGAGCGCAAGCATCCACGGATCGAGCGGCGCATGGGGCACGCCGTCGTCCTCGTTGTGTGGGGGCTGATTGGTGGGGCTGGTCATGCGGACTCCTTGCCGAGGCACAACGCGTTGGTTGGCGCAAACGCCGCCAACGCATTGCGCAACTTCTCGCGGGCTCTGAAGAGTTGTGACTTGCTGGTGCCAATGGCGCACCCCAGGGCGTCGCTGATCTCTTCGTGGGTAAATCCTTCCACGTCGTGCATCACGAACACGCGGCGTGTGCCTTCGGGGAGCGCGGCTATCGCGGCCTTGAGACGAGTCTTGAGGTCGGGATCACTGTGCTCGGCACCGTTGGTGGCCACGGTGGTGGCCTCTTCGAGCGGCGCGGCAAACGCTTCACGGCGTTTGTGGGTGCGCAGTCCGTTGAGGGTGACCGACACGGCGATGGCGTGGAGCCAGCTCCCCAGCGCCGCGTCGCCGCGGAACTGGTCGAGCCGATTGAACGCCCGCAGAAAGGTGTCCTGCGTCCATTCCTGGGCGAGCTCCGGGCGTCCGCACATCCGGTGGATGAGGCGATAGATCCGGTCCACGTGACGCTCATAGAACTGCCGTTCCGCCGCAGGATCGCGGGCCCGGAGCCGGGCCAGCAGTTCTGCGTCAGTCGGCGGTGCCTCGAGGGTCACCGCGCCGTCGTCGTGTCGGTGCGCATGCATGTGCGGGCTAAAGACAGCGTGGACCCGCAAAAAGGTTGCATGGGGCCCTCCTCAGATCGCGGAGGGGAGAGGTGAGACGGGAGACCGGCGAGGCGGGACGCAGACGGTGAGAGCGTTGCGAGCCCCGAGGTGCGATGGATATCGAATGTGAGCGGCCAGACAACGACGACAATGAGAAGTGCGAGTGCTGGCGTCTGCTGGTAACTGCGGGGGGCACGGCCGCTTGTCAGCGGCGTGCGGCTCGTGGCTGGGGGCGGGCGGGGGCCCGGACGGGCGAGCATCTGGCAGGGGCGATGCCGGCGCCGTCAGGCGCGCGGCCGCCCCGAAGTGGCTCGACCGTCTGGGCCCCCGCCCGCCCACAACCCCGCTACGCAGCAAGCAACGGAGCGGGTCTACCGCACCGCGTCCGACACCTTTTGGCCTTGCGGGACCACGAGGGGCTGGGCCGGGCCGGCGCCGAGTGCCTTGCCGGGCTCGCTCATGACGCGCGTGAGGAATCGCTGCCCTTCGCCAATGCGCTCTACCTCAATGGCCATGCTTTCGATGGACTGTCCCATCTGCTCCAGTCGGTCGGTGACCTCGCGCGGAATGGGCGCGATGACCGTGGCGCCGCGCTTCCAGATGCGCCGGGCGTAGGCAATGGCGATGGGGGCTAGCACAAAAATTGTGAAGACGATCGGGACGGCAAAGATTTCGTCGGGTGGCCCGGACCGGGGCGGCGGCGGCGGCTCCTCCACGACAGCACCCGGCACCGAGGCCGCCTTCGATACCGCCAGATCAGCCTGATCGATCTGCTTTTCGAGCGACGAAATCCGGGCGTCCGTTTCCTTGAGGCGGGCGGCCAGACCGTCGCGGTCGGGAGCCGTGATGTCCTCCGCTTTCAGCCACCGGGCGATTTCGTTGCGCTGATCCTGCACCCGCTCCAACTGATCTCGCAGCACGTCACGCTGGGCTTCCATGCCCTTGAGGACCGCCGTGGGAGACGCGCCCTCGAGCGCCTTCAGCGCCTCGCCCGAGACGGGGAATTCACTGACCGTCGTGGGGGGAGAGGGCGGCGACGGGGGCGTGGGTTGCATGAGACGGACGGGGCTTTGGGAAAAACAGGCGAGTTACCGGATGGCCGACAGCCATCATTCCTGAACCCGTACGTTCAGCCGCAGCGTCGGTTTCGGCAACCGCCGCCCCACGCAGACTCAAGCCAGCAGCAACCGCGCGTTCTTCCAGTGAGCGCGGACCACACAAAACGCCCCGGCCACGACGGCGAGCACTTCGAGGGCCGGCGAGGGGGCGAGCGGACGGACAACGAGCAGCAGCACCATGCCGCCGGCGAACCAGGCCGCGGGCTGCCACGACCTATGGCGCCGTACGGCGTGCCCCAGACTGACCAGCCCCAGTACCAGTGCCACGGTGAGGAAAGCACCCTCCACCCACCCGGCGGCCAGTCCGGCGGCGCCCATGGCGCTAAGCGCCCCCATGAGCAGCGCCGTGGCCGCACAGTGGATGGCGCACAGCGTACTGGTGGCCATGCCGAGGCGATCGAGCCAGGGCATGGTGAGCGCGGAGCGTTCCGGGGCGACAGGGCTGCACATATCGATATGATAGTTGATTCTCATAAATTATCAAGCATCAGGCCGGCCAGGAACGTGGAAGCCCTTGAACCGTCCCTCTGATTTGACCAGATATAGAGGCTCTCGTTGAAGAGCAACGCCGAGTTCGGCGACTCCCCCCAAGGCTCCGGCCTGTGGGTGGGATCCCATTTATGAACGCGTTCACCGCCGGCAATGGTGGCGCAAGCTGCTGGAGTAACGATGGCTCAGGAAGGCATTCATCCGCCGTACCACCCCGTTGTCTTCAAGGACGCGTCCACTGGTGCCCTGGTGTTGACGCGCTCGACGATGACGAGCGAGCAGAAGATCACGCTCGACGACGGCAACACGTATCCGCTGGTCCTGCTCGAAATTACGAGCGACTCGCACCCGTTCTACACGGGCACGCAGCGCCTTATCGACACGCAGGGTCGCGTCGACAAGTTCAAGAAGCGCTACGGCCGCTAAGGCGGCACCGAAGGAGAGGCCGCCACGGCGGCTACTCATCACTCAAAACCCGAACTCACGACCCGGAACTGATCAGTTCTGGGTTCTGAGTTCGGGTTTTGAGTTTTTGGTATCTCGAGCTACCCCCCCAGCTACTCCCCGGGCGGCTCCGCTCCCGTGAGTACTGCCGTGATGGCCAGTACCGCCGCAGCTACGCACAACTCCACACCGATAATGCGATTGACGGGGACCGAGCCGCGCTGAATACGGCGACGCTGCGAGAACCCGATGGATAGCACCACGGTCACCAGGATTCCCTTCACCAGCAACAGCCTGCCGTAGTCGCTGGCGACAATGTCCGCTGGCGATACGCCCAGCAACAGGCGCGCCCCGCTGCCCATCCCCGTCAGCACACTCACTGGCGCCATGACTCCGGCGGTCCGGCTTACCGTGCGCCACGCCGCGTCGCGCAGCGCAAAACCGGGCACACGCGTGAGCAGCAACGTCCCCAGCAGCCCGCCAATCCAGGCCCCGGTGGCGGCAACATGCATGGCATCAAGCAGTCGCGCGCCAATGGGCCACTGTTCGTCGGCGGCCGCGTGCCCCAACCCACCCATGGCCACCGCCACGCCCAGGGACGCCATGAGCAAGAGCATCGACGACGACCGTCCGGTAGGCAGCACCAGCGCCACCGACGCCAACACGCTGGCCATCGTAAGCTGGGTCCACCCATGTCCCCAGGCGGTTTCGCGCAGCAACATGGGGAGATCGGCACGAGTCATTTCCAACGCGCCCATCTGCAACGTGAGCAACAGCAGCGGCGCACTCACCAGCAACAACGCGGCGAGGCGTGCCGCGAATCGCGGTGCGCCAACATCGTGTACGCTGCGCGCTCCCGCCTTCCACTCCGGGTCGAGGAAGGTGATGGTGCCACGGCCGACCGCGACCAGTGCGCCAACATAGAGCAGCACACGGGCAAGTGCGGGCCACGCCACCCACTCAGCCACTCAGGGCGCCGTCTTGACGGTGAATCCGAAGGTGCCACTCACCACGTGGCCATCCTTCGACATCGTCTTCCACGACACCGCATACCGCCCGGCCGGCAACGCCTGAGCAAACCGTGCCTCAATAGGCGCGTCGGCGGACGCCCCGCGTGTCGGCTTGGCCGTTGGTACGACGACCGCCGACGCGTTGGTCACCGTGACCTTGGTGGCGGGCAGGTCGGCCTTTTCCGTGAGCCACAACCGCACCGCGTCGGGCGACGAGGTGAGCACCGTATCCTTGGCGGGGAACGACTTCTTGAGCTTGAGGTGCGGCAACGACGTTGCCGACGATCCCGCCGACAACGCGACAACGGGAAGAGCAGCCGCCACGACGGCGACAAGGACTGAACGGAAGGGGGACATGTTCCGGGTCGTGTAGGAAACGCAGCGGCAACAGGGTACGTCAAGCGACGAGCAGCCTGTTCCCAATCTAATAGCCGGCGTTTCAGCGGGCCCGACTATCGCCGACTTCAGCTGGCCGATGCCAACCCCGTCACAAGCTCCTGCAACAGGTCTATCGGCATCCCTACGCCAATGAACAGCGCCGTCGGCTGGGCGTCGGCGTGGGGCCAGCTCTTGTCCAGCCGCACGCCGCGGCGCCCCGGCACACGATGCCACACGAACATGGGGCCTGGCTCGTTGGTGAAGCGCACCAGCCCTTTGGCTCGCACGACAGATTCCGGCAACCCGTCAACAAACCGTTCAAAGGCGGCGCGATCGACAAGCGCCGGCAGAGGAAGCGACGCACTCCCGAATGGATGTTCATGCTTCCGGCGAACTTCTCCCTCGCCCAGTGGCGCTGGAGCCGCAAAGCGCAATCCGTGCCGACCTCCGCGCGTGGCATCGTCCTGTGCCTCGTGGGCAAGGTCGCTGAGCAGCGTAGCATAGCCCGCGGCATCCACGCGCGCGGCGCGCGGGTTTGTCTCGCGCAACGACGCCTCCACCTCGGCGCGCCTGGCCTCGCTCAGCTTGTGGGTCCAGTTTAGGAACAGCTGGGTGGCCGTACTCACCTGTGCCCGCTCCAGCGCGTTGTGCCACCACCGCTTCTGCCAGCGGGCCGCATCAACGACGGTCAACTGCAGCGGGAGGGTAAAGTGGGCCAGCCTGCCGTCGGTGGTGAGATGCCCCAGCAACTCGTCGGTTTCGGTGGCGCCATTGGCCTCAATGAGCATCACGCTGCCGGGATCGGGCGGCACATCATACAGCGTTTGCAGGAGCTCGCGCAGTGAACCGCAGCAGATGCATTCGCCGTTGAGCGGC contains the following coding sequences:
- a CDS encoding HEAT repeat domain-containing protein encodes the protein MSMQQVNRTLALVLPWLVGSALSAQPPRAPRPVPVPAPAPAAPPAPAAPAPATAPMAFGLDQLDMSRASLEMARAGVEMARALAPMAAMQAGELARADVAMTMSGDVMRAASAELARELAALNTTDMVELAARGQALASLAGDGRSASWRSGYRTEAPAPWDAQDPADSLYRDARKALSGNSYSRAAELFKEIRQKYPKSSYASDAPYWEAFALQRQGGETNLRLAQDALGLQQRDYPRAATRGDAAALSARISGMLARRGDEQMATTIAGRAQRAADDGCPRAEEDERIEALNALSQMAPEQAMPILKKVLARREPCTQALRRTAVWMVARQKQPEAASLLVQAAKNDPDKEVREQAVFWLANVPTDEAVDMLIDLAKDGSDLELRKRAVYALSRSRSERAVATLREITMDSRTSDELRGEALMWYVSRSTSGSDRLPFLKDLYGKANSVPFKQQVLRAVVATRSDDSRAMLQSIALDGRETLEIRRTAISYIASGGGFSNWAPRVVAQTRNSAGVTVMAPAAGSSASADAAGRPNGAIIAASLSQIYDKVDEGELRRQALSSLVSLRDNAGIDKLLDVAKNEKNAELRRSAVSYLSRTKDPRAIALLQDIINK
- a CDS encoding RNA polymerase sigma factor — its product is MHAHRHDDGAVTLEAPPTDAELLARLRARDPAAERQFYERHVDRIYRLIHRMCGRPELAQEWTQDTFLRAFNRLDQFRGDAALGSWLHAIAVSVTLNGLRTHKRREAFAAPLEEATTVATNGAEHSDPDLKTRLKAAIAALPEGTRRVFVMHDVEGFTHEEISDALGCAIGTSKSQLFRAREKLRNALAAFAPTNALCLGKESA
- a CDS encoding MerC domain-containing protein, which gives rise to MCSPVAPERSALTMPWLDRLGMATSTLCAIHCAATALLMGALSAMGAAGLAAGWVEGAFLTVALVLGLVSLGHAVRRHRSWQPAAWFAGGMVLLLVVRPLAPSPALEVLAVVAGAFCVVRAHWKNARLLLA
- a CDS encoding type B 50S ribosomal protein L31 — encoded protein: MAQEGIHPPYHPVVFKDASTGALVLTRSTMTSEQKITLDDGNTYPLVLLEITSDSHPFYTGTQRLIDTQGRVDKFKKRYGR
- a CDS encoding CopD family protein: MAEWVAWPALARVLLYVGALVAVGRGTITFLDPEWKAGARSVHDVGAPRFAARLAALLLVSAPLLLLTLQMGALEMTRADLPMLLRETAWGHGWTQLTMASVLASVALVLPTGRSSSMLLLMASLGVAVAMGGLGHAAADEQWPIGARLLDAMHVAATGAWIGGLLGTLLLTRVPGFALRDAAWRTVSRTAGVMAPVSVLTGMGSGARLLLGVSPADIVASDYGRLLLVKGILVTVVLSIGFSQRRRIQRGSVPVNRIIGVELCVAAAVLAITAVLTGAEPPGE
- a CDS encoding copper resistance CopC family protein — protein: MSPFRSVLVAVVAAALPVVALSAGSSATSLPHLKLKKSFPAKDTVLTSSPDAVRLWLTEKADLPATKVTVTNASAVVVPTAKPTRGASADAPIEARFAQALPAGRYAVSWKTMSKDGHVVSGTFGFTVKTAP
- a CDS encoding CobW family GTP-binding protein; protein product: MMPLVLMAGFLGAGKTRFLTDIIPELAARGTRVRIILNDFQNARIDAARLGELDALVTPLNGECICCGSLRELLQTLYDVPPDPGSVMLIEANGATETDELLGHLTTDGRLAHFTLPLQLTVVDAARWQKRWWHNALERAQVSTATQLFLNWTHKLSEARRAEVEASLRETNPRAARVDAAGYATLLSDLAHEAQDDATRGGRHGLRFAAPAPLGEGEVRRKHEHPFGSASLPLPALVDRAAFERFVDGLPESVVRAKGLVRFTNEPGPMFVWHRVPGRRGVRLDKSWPHADAQPTALFIGVGMPIDLLQELVTGLASAS